The genomic segment CGGACCCTGCTGGACGCCCTGGCCCGCGACCTGGGCATCCCGGCGGATCTGCTGGACCCCCTGGCCATCGGCCCGCGCCCCGGGCCGGAGGTGGCCCTGCCGCAGTCCCAGGCCGACCGGCTGGCCCTGAGCCTGGTGGCCGGGCTGGCCCTGTCCGACGGGCGCATCACGCCCAACCTGCTGCACACCTACAAGGAAAAGGACCGCGAACTGCGGACCGTGCGCCAGGGCAACGCGGTCTATGTCGCGTTCCTGGCCCTGGTGCTGGTGCTCACGGGGGTCTGGTTCTGGCAGGGCGGCGAGGTCCGGGGCAGGCAGGCCGAGCTGGACGCCCTGCGCGCGCGCATCGCCACCTTCAGCCCGGTGGTGAACCAGAATCTGCTGCTGAGCATGGCCGGGGACCTGGGCGTCCGGCAGCGCCGCCTCAAGGACCTGTCGTCCCGCTACGAGGGGCTGGCGCTGTTCAACGAGGTTTCGGCCCTGCTGCCCGAGGCCGTGCTGCTGCGCAGCGTGGGCGTGGAGCTGCCCGCCCCGCCCAAGGCCCCGGCGCAGGCCCCGGCCAACGGGGCGGCGCCCGCCCCGGCTGCGGCGGGCTTCGTGATCCTCGACGGCCAGGTGGCTGGCGATCCGGAAATGCTCGACGCCCGGCTGGCGGCCTTCCTGATCCGCCTCGAGGGCTCCCCGCTGTTCGAGGGGGCGGTGATCCACGAGCGCCAGACCCTGCGCCCCGCCTCCGGGGGCGAGGTGCTGCGCTTCGTGGTCCATGTGCGGGTACGCAAGGAGGGCGCGGCATGAGCGTGAAGACCATGCACCTTGGCGGGCAGGTCTGCCTGAAGGGTGCCATGTGCCTCGGGGCCCTGGGGGTGTTCTTCTGGGTGCTGGTGCTGCCCCGGATGGACACCGTGGGCCGCCTGGACGCCGAAATCGCCGAGGCCCGGGACGTCATCGCCCGGCAGGACAAGCTGTTTCCCCTGTACGCCGCCATCTCCGCCGACCTGGCCCGGGCGGACATGGCGCCCCTGCCCGAGCCCCGGGGTGGCCTGCTGGCCCTGGAGGACATCCCGCGCATCCCCGATATGCTGGGCGAGCTGGCCCGGGCCCACGGGCTGGAGGTGCGCTCGGTGACGCCCGCGCCCGAGTCCCTGGACGTGGAGGCGGGCACCCTGGAAACCCAGTGCGTGCTGCTGGGCGACCTGGACGGCGTGCGCCGCTTCCTGGCCAGCCTGGGCGGGGTGGAGTGGGTGCGCGGCCTGCTGGCCCTGCGCCTCGAGGATTCCGGCGGCAGGACCCTGGCCACCCTGAAGGCCGTGGTCCGTCTGGCCGGGCAACATCCCGCCGTGGCCGGGAAAGGATAAGCCATGCCCAAGCGTCAAATCGTGCTCATCGCCGCCCTGGTGTTGGCCCTGGGATACGCGGGCTACGACCTGCTGCTCGCGGGCAAGGGCGGGGCCGACCAGCAGGCCCTGGCCGCCGAGCAGGACCGCAAGCTGGAAGCCGTGGCCGCCTCGGTGCGCGAGGCCGTGGACAAGGACCGCCTGACCACCGTCGAGGCCTACCGGCTGACCCTGGTGGCCCCCGGAGGCACCGCGGACCCCCTGGTGCGCGCCCGCCCCGGCGAGGGCCCGGGCGGCGAGCAGGCCAGCCAGGTGCTGGAGCAGGGCGGACGTTTCTTCTACAGCGGGCTGGTGGCCCTGGGCGGCTCCCTGCTGGCCATCGTCAACGACTCCGAGTACCGCACCGGCGAGCTGGTGGGCGAGACGGGCTTCACCCTCATGGACATCCGCCCCGACGCCGTGGTGCTCCAGGGGCGCAACCCGCAGACGGGCACGCTGGAAAACGTGGTCGTGCCCATCGAGGAAGACATCATCAATTTCGTCGAGGAAGGCGATGCGAAAAACTGAGACCATTTTCGGAAGGCCCCGGGGCGCCGGGCTCCTGGCGCTGGCGCTGCTGCTGGCCCTGGCCCTTGGCGGCTGCACGGGCAAGGGCAAGCCCAAGGACGATCCCTTCTTCGAGAAATGGCGCGCCATGGCCGAGCAGTCGCAGGGGCACACGCCCTCGCGCCAGCCCCTGGACATGGACGCCGAGCAGGAGCAGGCCCCGCAGGCCCAGCCCGAGCGCGAACTGCCCGACGTGGTCGTCGGCAGCCTGGACATGCGCAACGCCAATATCGTGGCCGTGCTGCGGGCCCTGGGGCGCATCGCCGGGCAGAGCATCATGGTCAGCCCCAAGGTCGAGGGGCTGATCAACGTCAGCGTCAAGGACGTGCCCTGGAGCCAGGTCTTCCGGGGCATCGTGCGCACCCACGGCCTGACCTACGAGTGGGAGGGCGACATCCTGCGCGTGATGACCGTGGCGGACATGGAAGAGGCCGTGCGCCTGGACGAACTGCGCAACCGCCAGGCCCTGGGCTCGGCCACGGTCAAGGTCCGCTACGCCGACGCCGCCCGGCTGCGCGAAACCCTGGCCGCGCTGCTGACCAAGGACGCCGACGGCAAACCCCGGGGCTCGGTGGAACTGGTGGAGCACACCAACTCCCTGGTCATCAACGCCGTGCCCGGCGACCTGCGCAAGATGACCCGGCTCATCGGGGAGACCGACAAGCCCGGCAGGCAGATCCGCATCAAGGCCTTCATCGTGGAGACCACGGGCGAGACCGCGCGCAGCCTGGGCGTGATGTGGGGCGGCGCGTACAAGCGCGCCTCGGTGGGCGGCAACGGCGACTCGCTGTGGGTCTCCCCGGGCGGCACCGGCGGCACCGGCGACCCCGTCTCCGGCGCCAACACCGGCACCACCGGCTACACTCCGGTGGTCGGCGGCACCACGGGCCTGTCCAACCAGGGCGCCTTCTCCAACATGCTGCCCGACCTGGGCGAGAGCGGGCGCGGCGGCTCCCTGGCGCTGATGTTCGGCACCCTGGGCGGCAATATCCTCGAAGCCCAGCTGGCGGCCCTGCAAGAGGACAACAAGCTCAACATCCTTTCCAGCCCGTCCATCACCACCCTGGACAACCAGACCGCCGTCACCGAGAACGGCGAGGAAGTGCCCTTCATCACCCTGGATGAGGCCGGCAACGCCGAGGTGGAGTGGAAGGAAGCGCTGATGCGCCTGGAGATCACCCCGCACCTTATCGACGCCGCGCACATGCGCCTGAACATCCTGGTCAACAAGGACGAGGTGGACTTCACGCGCAGCGTGTCGGGCAACCCGCTGATCATCAAGAAGAAGACCGAAACGACCCTCATCTCGCGCGACGGCGAGACCATCGTCATCTCCGGACTGACGCGCAAGCGCCTGTCGTCGGAGGACGCGGGCATCCCCGGCCTGCAGGACGTGCCCGGCCTGGGCCACCTGTTCAAGTCGTCGAGCAAGAGCAACACCCTGGAAGAGGTGCTCATCTTCATTACGCCCACGGTGCTGGGCGAGTGGCAGCCCGGCTTCCGCCAGAAGACCCTGGAGGAGATCGAGCAGGAGCTGGAGGAAAAGCGCGCGCGGGAAGCCGAGGAGGACGCCCGGGGCTAGGGCCTGGCCATGCGCTACTACGAGATATTCGACCTGCGCGGGGAGCCGTTCTCCAACTCGCCGGACCCGGACTTCTTCCACGAGTCGCGCGGGCACCGGGCGGTGCTGCACGGCCTGGAGATCGCCCTGCGCCTGCGCCGGGGGCTCAACGTGGTCCTGGGCGAGGTGGGCACGGGCAAGACGACCCTGTGCCGCAGGCTGCTGCGCGAGCTGGCCGCCGACCCGGGGGTGCAGACGCACCTGCTGCTCGACCCCGCCTGCGGGAGCACCGCCGAGTTCCTGGGCGTGCTGCGGGCCATGCTCTGCGGCGCGCCCCCGGCCCCGGGCGACTCGCCCTGGCGCGTGAAGGAAGACATCAAGGACGCCCTGTTCCGCAAGGGTGTGGACCAGGGGCTGACGGTGGTGCTGGTGGTGGACGAGGCCCAGAAGCTCGACCCCGGGGCCCTGGAAGCCCTGCGCGAACTGCTGAACTACGAGACCAACGACAGCAAGCTGTTGCAGATCGTGCTGCTGGCCCAGGAGGAATTCCAGGCCGCCCTGGACGCGGCGCCCAATCTGGCCGACCGCGTCAACGCCCTGTTCCGCCTGGGGCCCCTGAGCCTGGGCGAGACGCGGGCCCTGGTGCGCCATCGGCTGCGCTGCGCCGGGGCCGCGCCCGGGGCGCCCGAGCTGTTCACCCCCGGGGGCTATCTGGCCCTGCGGCTGGCCTCGGGCGGGTTCCCGCGCCGGATCATCCGCCTGGGGCACAAGGCGCTTTTGGCGCTCATCGTGCAGGACCGCAGGCGGGCCACCTGGCGCCTGGTGCGCGCCGTGGCGCGCGAGGAGCGGCCTGCGGCCCGGCGCGCGGCTCCGGCCCTGGCGGCGGGGGCGCTTGCGGTGGCCCTGGCCGTGGCGGGCGCTGTGGCGTGGCTGCCGGGGCTGGGCCTGCGGGCGGCGACGCCCGGCGTCCAGGCTGCCGTGGCCCTCGCGCTGCCCCAGGCCGGGGCGGCCCAGGCTGGCGCCGCGCCCGCGCCTTTTACCGCGCCCGAGGCCGAAGCGGCCCCCGCGCCCCAGGCCCCCGCGCCCCTTTCCGCGCCCGCTGCCGCCCCCGCGCCTGCGCCCGGCCCGCTGCTGGGGCAGGTCCGCCTGGGGCCCGGCGAGAGCCTGTCGCACGTGGTGCACGGGGTCTACGGACGCTACAGCCCGGCCCTGCTGGAGCGGGTGCTGGCGGTCAACCCCGCCCTGGCGGACCCCGGGGCCTTGCCCGAGGGCCAGAGCGTGGAACTGCCGCTGCTGGGCGGGGCCGGGCCGCGCTTCTGGGTGCAGCTGGAGCAGCACCCGACCCTGGACGCGGCCTGGGCCGCGCGGCGCGGCGCGCGCGCCCTGGGGCTGGACGCCCGGGTGCTGCCCTGGCGCGGCGACGACGGCGCCCTGCGCTTCGCCGTGACCCTGGGCGGCCCCTGGGCCACGCGCGAGGAGGCCCAGGCGGCCCGGCAGGCCGCCGGGAGCGGCGCCCTGCTGGCCGTGGGCCACGGGCTGGCCATGCTTTCCCCGCGCTAGACGCGGACCACTGCGGGATACGAGGCAGACATGCAGGCGATACGGAAGAAGAAGCTCGGCGAGATGCTGGTGGAGGCGGGCCTGCTGGGCCAGGAGGAGCTGTCGCGCATCCTGGCCGAGCAGCGCGGCAGCGGCATGCGCCTGGGCGAATACCTGGTCAACCGGGCCATCCTCAAGGAGGCCCAGATCATCGATCTGGTCAGCCGCCAGCTGGCCATCGACACCTACAGCTCCGAGAAATATTCCTACGACGTGTACCTGGAGTCGGTGCTGCCCGCCGAGCTGGCCCAGCGCCACCGCATCGTGCCCGTGGCGCGCAAGGGCCGCCTGCTCACCGTGGCCACCCCCGACCCCATGGACATCGCCGCCCTGGACGCCGTGGAGATCCACACCGGGCTGGAAGTGGAGCCGGTGATCTGCACCGAGAAGGACTTCGAGGCCCTGACCTACGCCCTCTACGGCATCGCCAACGACCTGGGCGGCGTCATGGACGGCATGGAGGACCTCTCCGCCGCGGGCGAGGCCACCACCGAGGAGATGGAGCAGGGCCCCGACGTGGCCGTGGCCTCGCTCCAGGACATGGCCGAGGAGGCCCCGGTGGTCCGGCTGGTCAACTCCATCCTGACCCAGGCCGTGCGCGAGGGCGCCTCGGACGTGCACATCAGCCCCGAGAAGGACCACGTGCAGCTGCGCTTTCGCGTGGACGGGCGGCTGCGCGAGGTGCCCGCCCCGCCGCGCAACTATTTTCTGCCCATCGTCTCGCGGCTGAAGATCCTGGCCAACATGGACATCGCCGTGGCCATGGTGCCCCAGGACGGACGCTTCACCTTCAACGTCGAGGGCCGCGAGGTCCACGTGCGCGCCTCGACCCTGCCGACCATCCACGGCGAGAACATGATCCTGCGCCTGCTCATGCGCACGGGCGCGGCCCTGGGCCTGGACGACCTGGGCATGCCCGAGGCCGAGCGGGCCAAGATCGAGGCGGCCATCGTCAAGCCCTACGGCATGATCCTGACCACCGGGCCCACGGGCAGCGGCAAGAGCACCACGCTCTACGCCGTGCTGCGCAAGCTCAACACGCCCGACATCAACATCGTGACCCTGGAGGACCCGGTGGAATACCGGGTGCCCAAGATCCGCCAGGTGCAGCTCAACCGCAAGGCGGGCATGACCTTCGCCAGCGGCCTGCGCTCCATCCTGCGCCAGGACCCCGACGTGATCATGGTCGGCGAAATCCGCGACCAGGAAACCGCGCGCATCGCCGTGCAGGCGGCCATGACCGGCCACCGCCTGCTCTCCACCCTGCACACCAACGACGCGGCGGGCGCGGTGACGCGGCTCATCGAGATGGGCGTGGAGCCGTTCCTGGTGGCCTCCACGCTTTTGGTGTCCATCGCCCAGCGCCTGGTGCGCCGGGTCTGCCCGCATTGCCGCGAGGTGGACGGCAGCCGCCCGGCGGGCCTGGCCCTGCTGGGCCTGCCCGAGGACGGCACCTACTACCGCGCCGTGGGCTGCCGCCTGTGCGGCGGCACGGGCTACAGCGGGCGGGTGGGGCTCTACGAGATTCTGGAGATCGACTCCGCCACCCAGGGCCTGATCCTGGCGCGGGCCGCCGCCCCCGAGATCGCCCGGGCGGCCATGGACGCGGGCAGGCTGCGCCTGTTGCGCGACGACGCGGCCCACAAGGTCGCCCAGGGCCTGACCACGGTGGAAGAAGCGCTCACGGCGGTGCTGGTCTAGTTTCCCTTTTGCCGGTTGCCACAGGAAGACACGGATGCCCAACTACAAATACAAGGCCATGAGCGAAACCGGCGCCCCCGTGAGCGGGGTCGTGGCGGCGGCGGACGAGGCCCAGGCCATGCAGCTGCTGGCCGCCAGGGGGCTCATCCCCCAGTCCGTGCGCGCGGGCGGGTCCGACGCCGCCGAGGGCGGCGGGGGCGGTCTTGCGCTGTTGCAGACGGTCAAGCCCCAGGAGTTGATCCTGTTCACCAAGCAGGTCAGGACCATGGTCCATGCGGGCATTTCCATCGTCAACGTCTTCCGCATCATGGAGCAGCAGGCCGAGAACCCGCTCATGCGCCGCACCGTGAGCGCCGTGGTCCAGGACCTCAAGCAGGGCGCGACGCTCTACGACGCGTTTTCGCGCCACCCCAAGGTGTTCAACGAGCTGTACTGCGCCATGCTGCGCGCGGGCGAGATCAGCGGCAACCTGGTCAACGTCTTCGACCGGCTGATCTACCTCATCGACCACGAGTACAAGGTCCGCAAGCAGATCGTCTCGGCCCTGACCTATCCGACCATCGTGCTGGTCATGCTCTTCGGGGCCTTCCTGTTCCTGCTGACCTTCGTGGTGCCCAAGTTCGCCATGCTTTTCGAGTCGGCCAACATCGACCTGCCCCTGCCCACGGAAATCTGCATCGCCATGTACAAGGGGCTGGTGGCCTACTGGCCGCTGATGCTGCTCACGGTGGTGGGCGTGGTCGGCGCCACGTCGCTGTATGTGCGCACGCCCCCCGGGCGGCTGCACAAGGACCGGCTGCTCCTGGCCCTGCCCCTGGTGGGCCCGGTGTTCCAGAAGGGCGCCATGTCGCGCTTCGCCAGCATCTTCGGGCTGCTGCAATCCAGCGGCGTGTCCGTGCTGGCGTCCCTGGACATCATTTCGCGGACCATCGGCAACGCGGCGGTTTCGCGCGTGTTCGACGGGCTGGGCGAGAAGCTGCGCGAGGGCCGGGGCATCTCGGCGCCGCTGCGCGGCAGCGACTATTTCCCGCCCATGGTGGTCAACATGATCGCCGTGGGCGAGGAGTCGGGCAACCTGGAGGAGATGCTCTCCGAGGTGGCGGCCCACTACGACTACGAGGTCGAATACCAGGTGGGCCGCATGGCCGAGATGATCGGCCCGCTGCTCATGGTCGCCCTGTCGGCGGTGGTCGGCTTTTTCGCGCTGGCCATTTTCATGCCCATGTGGGATTTGACCAAGATGGCGCACTAGGCCCGCCCCCCGGGCCATAGGCATTTGGCGTTTTTCAACCCAACAACCGCTTCTGGAGGAACACATGCAGACCACTTCCAACACCCTGAAACGCCAGGGCTTCACCCTCGTCGAAATCATCGCCGTGCTGGTGATCCTGGGCATCCTGGCCGCCGTGGCCGTGCCCAAGTACATCGACCTGCAGAAAGAGGCCGGCAACAAGGCCGTTGACGCCGTCATCGCCGAGCTGAACGGTCGCGAGAACATCGTCTGGGGCAAGGTCAAGCTCTCCACCGCCGGGTGGACCGCCGACACCTCCGTCACCGGCCACACGGACTACGGCACCGGCGTGGGCACCGACTTCGTGTGGACCACCGCCGCCTCCGCCTCCGGCGGCGCCATCAAGCACAAGAGCATGGCCGACGCCGACACCGTGACTCTGACCCGGACGGCCTCGACCACCGACGCGCCCGGACGCTGGAGCCGCTAGCCGTGACCACGGGAACTCCGCAGGGGGCCAGGCGCCCCCTGCGGAGATCGCTCTGCGGTGGCCCCGTGGCCCGGCCCCAGGCCGGGCCACGGGACCGTCGCGCCCCGGGCTTCACCCTGGTGGAGATCATGGCCGTGCTCGTGCTGCTGGGCATCCTCACCGCCGTGCTCCTGCCCCGCTTCGGTACGCTCCAGGAGGACGCCGCCCTGCGCGCCCTGGACGCCGCCGTGGCCGAGCTGAACACCCGCGAGACCATGGCCTGGGGCGGGTTGCGCATCGACAACGCCGTGCCCGCCAGCGACGCCGCCATGGACGCGGCGGTCCTGGCGCGGGTGGATACGGCCCTGGGCGACCACTACGCCTGGACCTCCGGCCCGGGCTCCTCGGGCGGGACCCTGGAGTTCCAGCACGTTTCCGCCCCCCTGGCCCGCAGCGCCGCCACCCTGGCCGAACCCGCCGCCTGGAGCCGCTAGCCGTGCCTGCCTCGCGCCCCCTGCGCCGCGCGCGCGCCGCCTTCGCCCCGGCCTTCACCATGGTCGAGGTCATCGCCGTGCTGCTGCTGCTGGGCATCCTGGCCGCCGTGGCGGCGAGCAGCATGAACGACGGCGACGACCGCACGCTGCCCTACGAATTTTCCGTGCTCAAGACGCATATCCGCTTCGCCCAGGCCCAGGCCATGGGCCTGAACACGCCCTACGGCATCCGCTGCCAGGACGGGGCCTACTGGCTGTTCACCGGCACGGCGACGGGCACGTCCGTGCGCCTGCCCGGCCAGGAGGCCGACACCGTGACCCTGGCCAGCAGCGTGGCCCCGGCGGCCTTCACCCTGGCCTTCAACGGCCGGGGGCAGGCCTTTTCCTCCGCCGTGTACACCGACGCGGGCCGCCTTGCGGCCGACTTCGCCGTGACCCTGACCCACGAGGGCCAGAGCCAGTCCTTCACCGTCACCGCGCACACGGGGTACATCCCATGACGCCCGCCGCCCCTTGCCCCCGCCGCGCCCGGCGCGGCTTCACCCTGGTCGAGCTCATCGTGGTCTTCGTGGTCGGGGCCCTGCTGGCGACCCTGGTGACGACCATGGCCCAGCAGCACATGCCCCACTTCGGCAACGAGACAGCCATCCAGGTGGACCGCCAGTACGACCTGCTGCGCGAGATCGAGCGGCTCCAGGCCGCCTACCGCCAGCAGCTCGAGGCCGGAACCCTGAACCTGAACACCCTGCTCTCGGGCTGGGCGCCGGAGAGCGGCGCCGTGACCCTGGCCGTGGAAGCGCACACCGTGTCGGACACCGGGGGCACGTTCACCTTCTCCACGCCGCTGCGCAAGGTGCGCTTCACCTGCGGCGACTACGTGATGTATGCCTATTTCGCCCAGTAGACCCGCCCTGCGCCCGCGCCCGGGCTTCACCCTGGTCGAGCTGATCCTGGCCATGACCATCCTGGCCTTCGTGGGCGTGATGTTCGTCTCGGCGCTGACCTATTCGGCCACGAGCTGGATTGCCGCCGCCGAGTCCGTGGAGCTGGCCCAGAAGGGCCGCCTGGCGCTCACGCGCCTGTTCGTCGAGTTGCAGGAACTGCGCGGCATGGACCCGGCCCTGCGCGCGGGCAACGACGCCGACAACCTCTTTTTCCTGGATACCGACGGCCAGCCCCTGGCCCTGCGCCGCGTGGGCAGCACCATCGTGCTCGGCGGGCGGGTGCTGCTGGACGGCGTGGCCACCGGCGGGAGCATGCTGACCTACCACCGCGCCGACGGCAGCGCCTGGAACCCCACCAGCGGCGCACTGCGCGACCTGTACGAGATTCGCATCCGCGTGGCCCTGGCCTCGCAGTACCTGAACGCCGAGCGGGCCTTCACCACCACCGTCAACCCGTTGTTCACCGGCGCGGCCCGCGCGCCGAGGCTGCAATGAGGAGGCCGCCCATGCGCCAGACCATGGCGTCGCGTCCGGGCGCGGCCATCGTGCCCCTGGTCATCGCCCTGTTGCTCATGGCCGGGGCAGGGGTGGCCGTGCATGACCTGCTGACCACCAGCGCCCTGGAGCAGCCCGGCGCCGTGCCCGGGCGCGCCGCGACCTACGCCGCCGAGGCGGGCATCCGCCTGGCCGCCGCCGAATACAACGCCCAGGCCGCAGGCGCCGACCGCACGGCCCTGTTCGAGGCCATCGACGGGCGCGATTTCGTGCTCGACGCAAACACCAACTCCCGCTTCAACCTCGGGGCGTTCTCCTACGGCTTCAAGGCCCTGGCGCACAACACCGCCACGCGGACCATCACCGCCGCCGCCGTGCGTCGGGTGCCCCTGGCCGACATGACCGAAGCCGCCTCGGGCCCCATCGCCTTTCCGGCGGGCAGCATGATCAGCGTGCGCGACGAGATCGGCAACGACATCCCCGTGACCCTGGCCTCCGCCGCCACCGTGTCCACCGCCCCGGACGGCAGCCAGACCGTGGCCTTCACCTACGCGCCCCTGTCCGGCGGGGCCGTGCTCGGGGCCAGCGCCGACCTGGATTTCGTGAACATCGCCCACGCCACGAGCAACACCCCCGCGGGCAGCGCCGCCAGCCTGACCGGCCTGCCTGCCGCCATGGCCAACTTTCCGCCCGAAAACGGGCGCATCCACATCCCCGGGGTGGACAAGACCTACACCTACCGCGAGCGCGTGGTGGAGAGCGGCGGCAGCGTGACCCTCAAGGGCCTGACGCCCGAGACGGGCTCCTTCGCCCTGGCCGACTTCCAGAACGCGACCCTCATCCTGCGCAACGCCTACGCCCTGCGCTGCACGGGCAGCGTGGGCACCGGCACCTACGCGGCGCAGAAGACCCTGGTCCACTACGACTCCCCGGTGGACAGCGCCGCGAACATCGACCCCACCGAGCGCGTGGCCGACCCCAACCGGGTCATCGAAACGACCATGACGGACCTGACGGCCTTCAACAGCGCGGACAAGACCCTGCGCCTGGACGGCGCCAACAGGACCGTGCTGGAGGTCAAGTCCTACCAGTCCACCCAGGGCTCGCACATCAACTACGCGGCCATCCACAGCCTGGAGCGCGACAGCAGCGGCCCCTGGGGCCACGTGGTGCGGCTGAACAAGGACAGCCTGTTCAAGTGGCGCTGGAAGCAGGACACCCGGCTATCCTACGACGTGCAGACCAAGATTGCCTCGGGCTGGAAGCTGCCCTTCGCCCTGGCCGGGCTCTCCCTGCGCCTGCGGGAGACGGCCACCGCCGGGCAGTACGACTTCTACGGCGTGTCGTTCCTGAAGTTCTACGGCAGCGGCCCGCTGCCCAGCCAGCGGTACCGGGGCACCTGGTATACCGTGCTGGGCGACCACATCCCCAGCGGCGTCAAGCCTGCGAGCCAGGGCACCACCGTGCATACCTGGAACACCCCGCCCGAACTGGTGGATTCCAGCGACTATCCCCTGAGCCTTACCGAGTCCGACCGGGTGCTTTTGGTCTTCTGGCGCAACAAGAACGGGGTCAGCACCTGGCTGGCCTACAAGGTGCTGGGCTACCGGAACAACGGCGCCTCCATCACCGGCGAATGGGGCCTGTATCCCAAGCAGCTCAACATCGACGGGCGTATCGTCAACGACAACACCACCCTGGTGGTGCGCGCCGAAGAGCAGTTCGTGAACGGCGAGAAGGTCAACCGCTTCAAGGTGTTCTACGGCGACGCCACCGAGCAGAGCGGCCTGACCACGCGCACGGGCGACGCCACGCCCTACAACATCATCACCGGCGCCTCCAACGCCGCCAGCAAGGACCGGGGCCGCCTGCGCTACAGGCCGGAATGGGTGTCCAACCGCGGCCACAGCTATCCCATCTACCCGGTGCTGCGCATCGGCGACTGGTCGGCCAGCGCGGACTATTTCTCCTTCGTCATGGACGCCCCGGCCTACACTCTGCACCAGTGCAAGTGGGACGGGGTGAACACGGCGGCCATCGCCGCCGACACCGCCGCCGACATCCGCATCTTGTCCGACGGCGGCACCATCCGCACCCGCGAGTTCCTGACGCCGAACAGCGCCGAGTGGCCCGCCAACCCCAACAGCTGGCCCACCAACCGGCCCGAGGTGGGGCTGCACGCCTACGGCAGGCTCATCCGCGCCGACGCGGGCAACAACGCCGTGACCTTCGACGACCTGGCCCTGGGGTTTCTGCTCTACGAGGACACGCCCATGCCCCTGGTGGACTAGCCGACTGGCGGCAAGCCTTTTTTGCCGACCGTT from the Desulfocurvus vexinensis DSM 17965 genome contains:
- a CDS encoding prepilin-type N-terminal cleavage/methylation domain-containing protein, translating into MPISPSRPALRPRPGFTLVELILAMTILAFVGVMFVSALTYSATSWIAAAESVELAQKGRLALTRLFVELQELRGMDPALRAGNDADNLFFLDTDGQPLALRRVGSTIVLGGRVLLDGVATGGSMLTYHRADGSAWNPTSGALRDLYEIRIRVALASQYLNAERAFTTTVNPLFTGAARAPRLQ